In one window of Chloroflexota bacterium DNA:
- a CDS encoding ABC transporter substrate-binding protein: MKKRSLPTLGPSFLSLSVLLVLALLTASCVAPSGPVPAAPLESGEAPAAAPEASTLRVALDIPVQLDPAFASSDSEIAILNAVYDYLVDIDHENKVQPRLASAARISADGLNYTLEIDPDATFHDGSPVTAADVIWTFNRLRDPEAGLPTSDLYSNITDIFTVPNSADPSESKTVVFQLIKPDPFFQFNLSDNHALVVKEGTEDFTQFNGSGPFKVADYRPENRMDLVANEDYFIDGKPGVEAVEFIFFSDQAASVDALRGGQVDLVMRMPTPLFLTLEQEEGINTVSIPTNGFDLVRLRSDREPGNDPRVVEAFKLATDRNAIFEQVTLGLGAVGRDSPIGPLYVDYYSEETPVKERDTEAAKALLADAGYPDGLEMTIHVPDSGDRPDLAVVLKEQWAEAGINVDVSVEPESVYYGDNGWLEADLGITGWGSRPIPQFYLDVMLKCGAKWNESHFCDEEFDRLAELAGTTLNEEERTEAYHDIQTLLLERGPVIIPYFFAQLGAISDQFDGFNMKAFAGRTDLAGIQPVQ; the protein is encoded by the coding sequence ATGAAAAAGAGATCCTTGCCCACCCTTGGGCCCAGTTTCCTCTCGTTGAGCGTTCTATTGGTTCTTGCCCTGTTGACGGCAAGTTGCGTGGCGCCGTCGGGACCGGTGCCGGCCGCGCCGCTGGAATCGGGTGAAGCGCCCGCAGCAGCCCCGGAGGCCAGCACCCTGCGGGTCGCCCTGGATATTCCCGTGCAACTTGATCCGGCTTTTGCATCGTCGGACAGTGAAATCGCAATCCTGAATGCCGTTTACGACTACCTGGTAGACATCGATCACGAAAACAAGGTGCAACCCCGACTCGCCAGCGCTGCCAGGATCAGCGCCGACGGTTTGAATTATACCCTCGAGATTGACCCCGATGCGACCTTCCACGACGGGTCGCCGGTGACAGCCGCTGATGTCATCTGGACCTTCAATCGCTTGCGTGATCCCGAGGCTGGTTTGCCGACCAGTGACCTCTACAGCAACATCACCGACATTTTCACCGTTCCCAACTCGGCTGATCCTTCTGAATCCAAAACAGTGGTCTTTCAGCTGATAAAACCCGATCCTTTCTTCCAGTTCAACTTGAGCGATAATCATGCGCTTGTCGTCAAAGAGGGCACCGAAGACTTCACCCAGTTTAACGGCAGCGGGCCCTTCAAGGTTGCCGACTACCGGCCGGAAAATCGTATGGATCTGGTGGCCAACGAGGACTATTTCATCGACGGAAAGCCGGGCGTGGAGGCAGTGGAGTTCATATTCTTCAGTGATCAGGCTGCCAGTGTGGATGCTCTGCGGGGTGGCCAGGTTGATCTGGTGATGCGCATGCCGACACCGCTGTTCCTGACGCTGGAACAGGAGGAAGGAATCAATACAGTGTCGATCCCGACCAACGGATTCGATCTGGTGCGGCTCCGTTCTGACCGGGAACCCGGCAACGATCCTCGGGTCGTCGAGGCGTTCAAGCTGGCAACGGACCGTAACGCGATCTTCGAGCAGGTTACCCTCGGTCTCGGCGCGGTGGGCCGCGACAGTCCCATCGGTCCGCTCTACGTCGACTATTATAGCGAGGAAACCCCCGTCAAGGAACGGGATACTGAAGCGGCCAAGGCGCTTTTGGCGGATGCAGGCTATCCCGATGGCCTTGAGATGACCATCCACGTGCCTGACTCGGGCGATCGTCCCGACCTGGCAGTGGTACTCAAGGAGCAGTGGGCCGAAGCTGGAATCAATGTGGACGTTTCGGTGGAGCCTGAAAGCGTCTATTATGGCGATAACGGCTGGCTGGAAGCGGATCTGGGCATCACAGGTTGGGGTTCCCGCCCGATTCCCCAGTTCTACCTGGACGTCATGCTGAAGTGTGGTGCCAAGTGGAATGAATCCCATTTCTGTGACGAGGAGTTTGATCGACTTGCAGAGCTGGCTGGCACGACTCTCAACGAAGAGGAGCGTACCGAGGCGTACCACGACATCCAGACCCTCTTGCTTGAAAGAGGTCCGGTGATCATTCCTTATTTCTTCGCCCAGTTAGGCGCCATCAGTGACCAGTTCGATGGCTTCAATATGAAAGCGTTCGCTGGACGCACTGATCTGGCCGGTATCCAGCCCGTTCAGTAG